The Vitis vinifera cultivar Pinot Noir 40024 chromosome 18, ASM3070453v1 region ACGGTTCTACTCTTTTTTTCACATCTCTATTCCAATGACCTAAAATGTTTATATCAATATTCTCAATTGTTTCtctattctataaaaaattataatattataatgatatattaatataaaaaattattcagcACCTTAATTCACATTCAAAATCATGTCTAATATAAGTAGCATCattcttgagaaaaaaaatttctttcaagtttcatcatgcataagaaaaatatttgtattGAAAGAATCATATTCATTTTAGATGGTCTTGTCATTAAGACTTAATTAATGACACTCTTAGAAACACCATTCATTTTAAAGGAACGAAGTTGGTCTTTGTGTCAAAATGGCTTCTCCTATTGTTTGAAGGTTGCAGTCCTCTCTGCCCTCAAGAGCTTATATTAAGGAATTGAAAATGACCCAATCTTGCTAATATTTTGAAGAAAGGGCAGACTCAGGCTTCAAAAAAGAATCTTTAGCTAAATAGTTAAGCATTATCTCTTCATTAGACCATAAGTACAAGACCTGGAATACAACACCACCTTCAATTTCTTATACCATATACGTATAATTATTGCCAGAATACTGAtaacttaataaaattaacgaacttataaaaaatttctgTTTTCAACGTTAGAAAGAATATATTTCATGGAAGCAAGAGAGTATGTTAATGTCGGAAATAATTAAAGGGTCTGCTAGTGGGACCATTTCCAGCTTCCAAGTCTCTGGTGGATGGGGAGAACCAAAATGTCTAGTTTATATTTTGGGCTGCGACTTGTATAGGAATCATACCCATAGATAAAGGTTTTGATGGTGACTTCTACAATTCTCCAGACTCCAGAAAGTCCAAGCACTGTATTTGTATAAAACTGATATCCAATCATGCCAGGGACATGTCTCAGAACTGTTAATGAATGGTAAGCATGCATTGACATATGGCTCATGAATTGTTAAATGCTTTCCAACTTTGTTTCAATCCCCCAAGTACTTGGTTGGAATGAAGTGACAAAAATTTGGGAAATGCACAAAAGCGTGTTGACAGGGACAACACCGTATTGAAGCCCTCCAGGCTCCAGCAAAGCTGGATGCTTTTGCCTTTACAAGGAGGCCACTTCTTCTACTGTTTGATACTATATTCATTTCAGGAGAGTGTTTAATACCTGAATGTATGAAATGCAAGGGGTCTAGGAAGTTGATGGAGTGGTTAGATATGAGTTCAGGCTGCATTTACATGGAGAAACAGAGGGGATTCAGGATTGTCGATTGTGTTAAGAGGAATAAaccaataaaagaaatgatgccGAAGGACGGCCAGATCGTGGAGGTGAGTCTGACTGTCTATAGAATTGGCAAAAATAGAACTTGGTCCGTCCCTTAACCTTTACCTAACGAGTGCTTGCCGACTTACAACTCACCATCATACACATGTACTTGTTGTGTACATTTCATTATGTCTCTTCAACTAGGGAGAATTTTCTTCCATAGTTTTAGGTCATGTCCCATGGTTGATTTGGAGGTGGGTGAATGTGGTAGGAGACaaatattatattcatattATATGGTTACTCATTGAGACTCAATGACACTTGGTGTCAAAATGGCTTCTCTTATCGTTTGAAGGTTCCAGTCTTTGCTGCCCTCAAAAATAGCTTAATTTGCTCATTTTTTTAAAGGCTGGCAGACCCATGTCACAAAAAGAATCTTTTGTTAAATAGTTAGTATTATCTCTATATTAAACATAATTACAAGACCTAGAATACAGTACCATCTTGAATTTCTTATagcatatacatatacatacgCAAAAATAATGATAACTTAATAGAATggtcataattaaaaaaaaaaaaatacatgttaTCAGCGTTGAAAAGAATATATTTCATGGAAACAATGAAGTATTTTAATGTCTTGAATTTATGATCAAAGGAGCTATTAATAGGACCACTCCCAACTTCCAAGTCACTTATGGATGCTTGTAAAccgaaattttgatttaatatttttgaattctaGCTACCTGGCTGACTTGTATGAATCATACCAATAAATAATTCCATTGATGGTGACTTGCACAAATTCTCCAAACTCTGAAAGTCCAAGCACTTTATGTATTAACGAAGCTGTTACCCCACTCAAATTATGCCACAAATTGTTCTCTTTCTGGTCACTTCATTATTGTTGGTTTGGAGAGTATAGTTTTAGCGGGTACTGATCCTACTGGAAGAAGAAATGTGAAGAAGACATAGCTCATGAATTGTTAAATGTTTTCAACCCCTAAATTGGTTGGAATGAAGTATTAGAAATGGGCAAATTATACAAAGCGTGTTGACGAGGGCAACACTGTTTCGAAGGCTGGACCACCCCCAGCCCCCCTCCAGCAAAGCTGGATGAGTCTTTACAAGGAGGCCACTTCTACTGTTTGATGGTATATTTGACTTCAATTCATTCCTAGAAACCTGATAATGGTAAACCCTAAACAACACATAGATGGAAATAGTGCATTCACAGTTGTATTCagacaaagaaacaaaagactGAAATGATGCATTCACTGTTGTATTCACacatgcaaaaagaaaaaagaaagacatgGTACTAGTTTCCAAAGTACCGATTACAAAAGTTGCAATGAAGGTAATTAGAGTAGGGGCAAATGGCTAGTTGAAACAAAGCAGGCACCATATATAAGTAAAACATTTCAGGTTGGCGTGTAATACTGGGTGTATTAAATGTTATGGCCATAGGTAGATGAAATGGTGGATTGTGACCATGAAAGACAAACTGGGGTTTTTTTCTTTACCTAGTCTTCCCCCACTACCAACCACCACCACTAGGTGGAATTTTCTCTCTTAATCATCAGCACAGGTTTTAGACATGAAACAATGATGGACAATCAACAGAAACTGTGGACTCAGCTTTAAGCACATGTTAAAGCATCAACACACAATTTTTTGcatcaataaaagtaaacaCAATTAATGGTGTTCACAAGAGAAAACCGGGTAAGGTTTTTATGTATATTTAACCAACAGTCAGGCGTTGAATCTGGCCATTTCCTTAAAAAACGAAGAATTATATAAATCCTCCTAACCTGAAAAGTCTTATTACTTTGATCAACCAATTGTTTTCAGGTCTCCAACTACCTAACCTAGAGAAAACCCTTCATTACCAAACAATTTTCTCTTCCCTTCAATCGAGCTGGGTCATTAAGGTTCTCCAACTTCAGAGAAAAGCTCTAGCAATCATAAACTCCAACCACCTGCTTGAAGTTATACCACAGGAACTGTGAGATCAAGCTGCACTTACAAGGACAAACAGTGGTTTGTCTCCTAATCGGTCCCTACCCTGCAATAAGACAAAGTGCAAAATAGCAATGCATCAAAAGAAAGAATTATAGGGAAAAAATGGTGATGCATTTAAATGACAGGATTCAACAGAGTGAGCAAGAGGCAACAAAAGAAACCAAGTTTATGAAGATAGTTGGCATAGCCAGTAAGGTCTTAGCTCCAGAAATGAAGATATCCAAAACATAATGTTAAAATCCTGTAAAATTTAGAAGTTTTTATGCAAGCCTagtattttttcaaataaacagaagttatttcttaagaaaaataaaccaaaaatacccaaaaataacctattaaaagattttatattttaaaattaaatattcaggaaaaaaatgaaaatagtggAAATAAATAGGCTAGATGGACCAAGTTCAGGTTGgcaattttttaaaagggtcAGGTTCCTATTGACCACAGAGGCTGCATTGAAGACACTTGACAGACCAGTTGCTATTCCAACACAATGTTAATGTTGTAAGTAGAATATAACTAATTTCTGCATCAGTATTTGCCCATTTTCCCCCCTGAATCCTATTAATTTCagtttttctttccattttagaTGCAACTCATGAATTGTTTCATTGCTTTCTTGGGTTCCTTATTCatcattttgatcatttttctttctttctttctttagctGGCTATCAGAGATCAAAGGTGttgaagttaattttttgataggcagGGTAAAGTTCTTAATTTTCTACAATAAATGTTATGTTTGCAAACGAATTATCAATTCCTGAACTATTAAACAACATTACTTTGCTGAAAAATTGGACATGATTTTGTAGTCCtattaatataaagatattgataaatttgaatttcatattGAGAAGATGTGATAGACCTCAGTGTTGCATCCCATTACTATACTATATTAGGACAACAAGCACTGACATATGAAGTCTCCTTAACCTTtgtcttttcatatttgtttatttatttatttatttttatttcttatttccaatattttctatCTTGTTTGTCCagtaattcattttatttaatacttGGGTTTGATTGAAAGTTTGAACAATTTATGTATATATTGACACAGGATTTGacttaccaaaaaaataaaataaaataagtgttGACATTGAATTGATCCACTGATGCATCTGTATTTTGGGACATTGATAAATCTGTCAACATTGACATTTAAGACTATGGGCATTTGAACACATTTAGATATTGTCATTCAACATTAAGATAGTATttgacttagaaaaaaaaaaaaaaaaaaaagagggaaaaacaTTGACTTTGGATTTGTCCATTGATACATCTATAATTGGGACAATAATGCATTAGTTAACATTGACATTGAGAGAGAAGAAAGGCTAATCTAAAGAACAGCTTGTACAAACCACCATACAACTGCTTGTCATTTTCGAAACTATAAGATGCAGGCAGTTTTTTTGCTTTGGGAACAAATGGAGAAATAAAGGCAAAATTGTTGCTACCCCAGTTTGCCTGGGTTGTTTGTACAAGCTGATTGTGTATGGTACCACTCCAAAATCgtgagaaagaaagaaggagCTTATATTAATTTTCCTTGGGATCTAGCAAGTAACCTCAAAACACTATTTTGACAGTATTCTGGCAAAAAGGTGTTTCAATAAGCTGAGCATCATGTTATAGAGCTTCTAAGCTTAACTGTTTATGATAGGctaactataattttttttttctctctttttgccaaccaaaaaagaaagaattctAAGTTGAAGATGCTTTCCATAAATAAGACCATACCTTTAGCTCTGGTAATTCAATGACACAAGCACACTCAACCACATCCACCTCAACCCGTTCTGCAGAGAAAAGTTATATTAAGATATAAAATCTGGAAAATTTCAATATTGATGGGAATGAGCGGAAGCTGATGTTTCTCAGGTCATATGAAACAAGACATGTGCCAAATCAAGTCGCCTTTAGGGAACTCATTTGAAGTGTTATGTGGCAGActaataatatagaaaatattttgttgaatCAGAGAGATTTCCAAGATTTATCGAcaattaaataagttaaatgccCATGTTGGATGTGAACTAACGTGAAGTTGCTCTAAAACATGTATCCAACTTGCTGACAGGACCGTCCAACAAAGGAAAGGAGTAAATTAGTTCAAATTTACTAAAAGTTCCAGGAGATTTTCTTAATATTCCTTGATTACATGGTTTATTTCAAAACCAATGCACTATCAATGTTGGCCATGATGTTAAATAGACAACAGACACATCATTATATCCTGaggtataaaagaaaaagagttgGATACTTTCACAATTCATCTATATCTCTATATCCTAACACTCAATGACAATACAAACTTGACATCTAAACACAAACCCAAACTAAAGACCAGGTAACATAAACCTCCAAATAGATACAGCTAACAGAAGCAGCAAGGTAATTTATAAGTAGAACATAATCTCTTTCACTATCCCATGCAAGCCTTTCCAAACATCCAGCAAGCCTCCCATCAACAACATGAAGGAAATTAGTGGTATGTGGACCTAACCTCTTTCTCACATCCACCAAAAGAAGcgaaaaagggaaaatgaaaagaaaaaaaagaaaaaaaaaacagctatGCAAACATTTATAAATAGATAATAAGAGAAAGTAAACATTGATATGCCACCAAATTcagataaagaaaagaaaaacactcTACCAAGGAGGTTGATTGCAGCACACAACGTTCCCCCAGTTGCAATGAGATCATCTATGACTAAGGCCCGTTCTCCAGCTTGTACAGCCCCAACATGCATCTCAATTTTGTCTGTTCCATACTCCAATGCATACTCTTGAGAAATAACCGCCCCTGATAAGAACATCAAATCATTAAAACTCTATGCAACATGGAATGTTCTGATAAGCACAGTTAAGAAGACTCTTAggaaacatataaaataaaagttattggCGTTCTtggaaaatacatttaaaaaaaactaactaaataaataactaagGTGATAAaggttcaaaataaaaatctaactGATCCCAAATATAAGCAAAAGTTTTACCATAAAACAAGATATCAAGAACAAACTAGAATTGCACTCATGGATACAAGAAGGGTATATGATAAAAGTAGGTGCAAGGGTAGCATGTTCATTTATAGAAACTGACAATAAATCCGATAAACAgaccattttgaaaattttcaataatacaACTTCTGACAATCTTTAGAAGCAATGAATTCTTTATATTGTCTTAACAAACTATTTCTCAAGTAAAGTATAAAGCATGTAGAACTTAGTCACGTATTATCTTggatgataaaataaaatttattaagatGTATGTGGAGAGAGTATGCCGCACATAGACTTGTTACCAACTGACTCAAGCAACAAAACAATCTTGAATCTTGATATAAAAGATCGTATCCTAGGAGTGGTCCCCATAGGTCATATACAGTTAGGAAGCAGTATGAGATTATGGTATGGTTGTGGCAGTTGATCGAGGTAGAGATGTACAGTTTGAGCCTTGACACAGTATGCATCACAGTAATTTTTACACACTGTAATCATAGCGTCTAAAAAAGATGACATTTCCTTGGATTAAATGCAGCAACACCAAAAGGCTATTAGTGAACCTTTTAGCATCCTTTGAACTAGTACAGAAGCTCTCACATGATAGTAGCAAGTTCCAGTGAAATACAAGTAATAAATTAGTCGACTTTTGCATATTGAGCATCAATAATCATAATAACAACCCAGACACATAAGATGCAATAGCAGAATCATACCAAGTACCTATGGCTAAATTTAGTGAAGCACTGATCCTACATTTGAATATAACAGCAATAACTAAGAGATGAAGCTCTTTGATTGCCTTATCTGAGAGCCCACTGAAGGTGACAAGTACAACATATACTTGCATTACAGAATTGGTTATATTGGTGGTTCAAAAAACTAACTAAAGCTAAAGCACATAACTAATagacaacaaaataaataaataaataatagaaaaacagaatactttgtttcttttttggataggtaaacaagcaaatatattaaaatcacTTGGAAAAGGCACACAAAGTACACATGGAGTATACAAGTAGCAACCGAATACAAGCAAACAGAAAGAGAAACAACAAACCAACACCCGATACAAAAGCTTCACCCTAAAGGCCTACAAAAATATAGAAACCCCAAACTTATCAAACTCTTGGGTAAAACCCAACTGAATCACCCCACTACTCTCACTCCACTCTTCCTTGCACTTCCCGAAGACCACCTTCTACCCCATAGGATTACAAAATAAGCCCACAACCCCAAAACCCTTACCTTTAGACCAGGTGAGAGAACTCCGCCACACTCCTCTTTTATAATCCTCCAATTTCTGAGGAGAGACGAACACCTAGCCTCTAAGCCAAACAACAGCAACCTAAAAAATCACTACCTACAAGGTCACTTACAAACCATCTTCCACTCACTACTCCAACTCCtctcttttttgtttgaattgcaGTAATTGACTTAACATCCCAAATATTGAAGCTCCCTAACAATCCATAACAAGATGCTTTTATTGAAAGGTTTACAAAACTGAAAGAAATCATATTATCACACTTGTTGACACATTATTACCAATCACTCAATAAGACCATGTAGAAACTAGCAATGCATAAACTCTTTCAACACTGATGCAAGTTATTTCATTGcactagataaaaaaaaatcattatcacAGACTGCATTGTTCTCCTGACTCTCCTGACTAATAAAAAAGTTGATGCCATCCAAGAACTAATTGAGGAAGGCAAAAACTGGATGGTAAAGACATACCAGGCAATTTATTAGGTTTTCTCATGGGGACAAATTTTGCTCCAATGGCCAATGCAATTGGCGGACCAAATATAAAACCTCTTGCTTCAATACCTGCAGAAAGTCATggatatcaaattaaaaaaattatagttagtTCCACcgaaaacaaaagcaaaatcaGGGAATTGCTAATCCAATACTTAACTGCATGAAAAACAATGATAAAACTGCAGTACgtctaaaataatttaacttggTAAGTTTTTGGCAAACCAAAACCTAGCCACTTAGCCaagttttgatttgaaaaaatctGACAAAATGATCTCCAACAAACATTTAAAGACATGAGGTAACAGTAATTCCATCCATGTATAGTTAATTCCTTCCCTCGAGAAAGGAGGAGCAGAGGAGGCCTTGGATACTTGAAGTTGTAGACTTGTAGCTTTTAGAAGACCATTTTGAGAATCCTTCCTTTGTTTCAAACAGAATTGGATTTTTTGAACAAATGACAACAACATTTTTCCTATGATACTTGATATGGGAAACCATGAAAGAGTCCAAACCATTAACATTTCCAGCCTGGCAACTTATATGTATATTTTCGCACTTCTTTATAGAAGGTAGAAAGACCAAGAAATTGAATTAATGGAGAATTGGAAACTGGTGTCTATATATTGAGAGTTTGTGAGATCAGGGGAGGTTGAGATGAAAAATCGGGATGACTTTCTAGCTTCCTTCCATGTATGCATCTTCCAGTGTCATTAACAAATTGCAAGACCAAGTAATAATGATATCCTTCCAAGTTCCAATAAAATGCAATTGGAAAGAcccaaaattattcaataatgCCATTTTATGTATAGAGAAAAGCTACAGAGAAAAGTATATTTAACTACCTGATCCACAAAGATGGGTTTTTCCAATTAAATATGGTGTATGATGGTCAAACTTGCAAGCAATGGATCGAATATTAATTCATCACAGTTTCCATTATTCCTTAGTATTATTTTCTGTCTAAATTTTGGTGCACTTGGTGATGCCTAGGGATATTCAAAACTTTGCTAGATGATAGtgatcaagtatgcaaggagagaaataggcctttctttctcttttggtGGGTAGGGGCGCGGTGAGACTGAGGAAAGCACATTGCATATATTGGAGGACTGTAATTCCTAATCCTTCTCTTATACAGGAGTTAGATCAAATCTGGCTCATATTTTCATGGTGCTTCCGAATACATTTTCTTGTCCCAAATGAATCACTGGACTTGACTACACCCActtagaaaaacataaaaattactttctttATTATCATAATCATAAACTAATGGAAAAATCACATGactaaaagaattaaaaaacagttattaggataagattttttttatgccattaaaaaatttatgttgaTTGTAGGTACATTGTTAACAGACAATTAGGAAAACCTAAGACAGATAATAAGTAAAGCACGGTGGAAGTAAAGAACAAAATAACCAAAGCAAACCTAAACTAAGAAACAAGCGTAATACCTGCAACAACAGAGATGTTTTTCCCTTTGTATCTCTCAACAAACAAATCGATAGTGTCCTTGAAAGCCTGAGGGTCGAGAAGCAATGTTGTTATGTCCTGAAACATAATACCTGCCCCCAAACCAAAAGCAACATACCATCAGATAGCCTCTATTAAATACTATAAACTCAGTGAGAGACAAAACTACGGAATACTCAGATGATAAAATGGAAAACCCAGATCGGAAGTATGAA contains the following coding sequences:
- the LOC100245536 gene encoding adenine phosphoribosyltransferase 1, chloroplastic isoform X2, with product MASEDAQDHRIARISSAIRVIPDFPKPGIMFQDITTLLLDPQAFKDTIDLFVERYKGKNISVVAGIEARGFIFGPPIALAIGAKFVPMRKPNKLPGAVISQEYALEYGTDKIEMHVGAVQAGERALVIDDLIATGGTLCAAINLLG
- the LOC100245536 gene encoding adenine phosphoribosyltransferase 1, chloroplastic isoform X1 → MASEDAQDHRIARISSAIRVIPDFPKPGIMFQDITTLLLDPQAFKDTIDLFVERYKGKNISVVAGIEARGFIFGPPIALAIGAKFVPMRKPNKLPGAVISQEYALEYGTDKIEMHVGAVQAGERALVIDDLIATGGTLCAAINLLERVEVDVVECACVIELPELKGRDRLGDKPLFVLVSAA